A genomic region of Kribbella sp. NBC_00382 contains the following coding sequences:
- a CDS encoding nitrite/sulfite reductase, giving the protein MTGVSSPQQARKAPRPRKGKGEGQWALGYREPLNKNEENKKNDDGLNVRARIENIYAHRGFDSIDPADLRGRFRWWGLYTQRKPGIDGGKTATLEPEELDDKYFMLRVRIEGGQLSAEQLRVIAEVSSTYARDTADITDRQNIQLHWIRVEDIPAIWQKLEAVGLYTTEACGDVPRVIISSPVAGIAADEIIDPTPAIDDIVERYIGTTEFSNLPRKFKTAMTGHPSHDVVPEVNDISFVGVVHPEHGPGFDLWVGGGLSTNPMLAQRVGAWIPLDEVHLAWKGVIGIFRDYGYRRLRTRARLKYLVADWGMEKFREILESDKYLGRKLIDGPAPEIPAVQGDHVGVHKQKDGRYYVGVAPVVGRVSGSALAKVADVVAAHGSDRIRTTAQQKFIVLDVEESKVESLVAALDDLGFQARPSAWRRNTMACTGIEFCKLAIVETKARAAELINELEERIPDLDTPITVNVNGCPNSCARIQVADIGLKGQLVLDAEGKQVPGYQVHLGGGLGLDAGFGRKLRGHKVTSEGLADYVERITQNYLKERSEGERFAQWVVRAEEGALQ; this is encoded by the coding sequence ATGACTGGCGTCTCCTCCCCACAGCAAGCCCGCAAAGCCCCGCGCCCCCGCAAGGGCAAGGGCGAAGGCCAATGGGCGCTCGGCTACCGCGAGCCGCTGAACAAGAACGAAGAGAACAAGAAGAACGACGACGGCCTGAACGTCCGGGCCCGGATCGAGAACATCTATGCCCACCGCGGGTTCGACTCGATCGACCCGGCCGACCTGCGCGGCCGGTTCCGCTGGTGGGGTCTCTACACCCAGCGCAAGCCCGGGATCGACGGCGGCAAGACCGCCACCCTCGAGCCGGAGGAGCTGGACGACAAGTACTTCATGCTCCGGGTCCGGATCGAAGGCGGCCAGCTGAGCGCCGAGCAGCTCCGGGTGATCGCGGAGGTGTCCAGCACCTACGCCCGCGACACTGCCGACATCACCGACCGGCAGAACATCCAGCTGCACTGGATCCGGGTCGAGGACATCCCGGCCATCTGGCAGAAGCTCGAGGCGGTCGGCCTCTACACCACAGAGGCCTGTGGTGACGTCCCGCGCGTGATCATCTCCAGCCCGGTTGCCGGGATCGCCGCGGACGAGATCATCGACCCGACGCCGGCCATCGACGACATCGTCGAGCGGTACATCGGTACCACCGAGTTCTCCAACCTGCCGCGCAAGTTCAAGACCGCGATGACCGGCCACCCGTCGCACGACGTGGTGCCGGAGGTCAACGACATCAGCTTCGTCGGCGTCGTCCACCCCGAGCACGGGCCGGGCTTCGACCTCTGGGTCGGCGGCGGCCTGTCCACCAACCCGATGCTCGCTCAGCGCGTCGGGGCGTGGATCCCGCTGGACGAAGTACACCTGGCCTGGAAGGGCGTCATCGGGATCTTCCGCGACTACGGGTACCGCCGGCTGCGGACCCGGGCGCGGTTGAAGTACCTGGTCGCCGACTGGGGCATGGAGAAGTTCCGCGAGATCCTCGAGAGCGACAAGTACCTCGGCCGCAAGCTGATCGACGGACCCGCGCCCGAGATCCCCGCAGTACAAGGCGATCACGTCGGCGTGCACAAGCAGAAGGACGGCCGGTACTACGTGGGCGTCGCTCCCGTCGTCGGGCGGGTCTCGGGGAGCGCTCTCGCCAAGGTGGCCGATGTCGTCGCGGCGCACGGTTCGGACCGGATCCGCACCACCGCGCAGCAGAAGTTCATCGTGCTCGACGTCGAGGAGTCGAAGGTCGAGTCGCTCGTCGCCGCACTGGACGACCTCGGCTTCCAGGCCCGGCCGTCGGCCTGGCGGCGGAACACGATGGCCTGCACCGGCATCGAGTTCTGCAAGCTGGCGATCGTCGAGACCAAGGCCCGCGCCGCCGAGCTGATCAACGAGCTCGAGGAGCGGATCCCCGATCTCGACACGCCGATCACGGTGAACGTGAACGGCTGCCCGAACTCCTGCGCCCGGATCCAGGTCGCCGACATCGGCCTCAAGGGCCAGCTGGTACTCGATGCCGAGGGCAAGCAAGTACCGGGCTACCAGGTGCACCTCGGTGGCGGGCTCGGCCTGGACGCCGGCTTCGGCCGCAAGCTGCGTGGCCACAAGGTCACCTCCGAGGGACTCGCCGACTACGTCGAGCGGATCACCCAGAACTACCTGAAAGAGCGGTCCGAGGGCGAGCGCTTCGCCCAGTGGGTCGTCCGTGCCGAGGAAGGAGCTTTGCAATGA
- a CDS encoding phosphoadenylyl-sulfate reductase, with the protein MNALKELAEEANERLADASALEVLAWARETFGDELVVTASMADGALPHLAAEAAPGVDVLFLDTGYHFAETIGTRDAVAATLPIHLINATPKQTVAEQDAEYGKDLFAREPDKCCAMRKVEPLNRVLSGYKAWVTGVRREEAPTRANTQVVEYDEKRDMVKLNPIAPWTQADLDEYINDNGVLVNLLQYDGYPSIGCQPCTKQVAPGEDPRSGRWAGQGKIECGLHT; encoded by the coding sequence ATGAATGCCTTGAAGGAACTCGCCGAGGAGGCGAACGAACGACTAGCCGACGCCTCGGCGCTGGAGGTGCTGGCGTGGGCGCGGGAGACGTTCGGTGACGAGCTGGTGGTGACCGCGTCGATGGCCGACGGAGCACTCCCCCACCTGGCGGCTGAGGCGGCGCCCGGCGTCGACGTGCTGTTCCTCGACACCGGCTACCACTTCGCCGAGACGATCGGCACCCGGGACGCGGTCGCCGCGACCCTTCCGATCCACCTGATCAACGCGACGCCGAAGCAGACGGTCGCCGAGCAGGACGCGGAGTACGGCAAGGATCTGTTCGCCCGTGAGCCCGACAAGTGCTGTGCGATGCGCAAGGTCGAGCCGCTCAACCGGGTGCTGTCCGGCTACAAGGCGTGGGTCACCGGCGTACGCCGGGAAGAGGCGCCGACCCGGGCCAACACCCAGGTCGTCGAGTACGACGAGAAGCGCGACATGGTGAAGCTCAACCCGATCGCGCCGTGGACGCAGGCCGACTTGGACGAGTACATCAACGACAACGGCGTACTGGTGAACCTGCTGCAGTACGACGGCTACCCGTCGATCGGCTGCCAGCCGTGCACCAAGCAGGTCGCTCCTGGCGAAGACCCGCGCAGCGGCCGGTGGGCCGGCCAGGGCAAGATCGAATGCGGGCTGCACACGTGA
- the cysD gene encoding sulfate adenylyltransferase subunit CysD, producing the protein MRAAHVTAVISAPVATELDALESESIFIFREVAAEFERPVILFSGGKDSIVMLHLARKAFAPAPVPFTLLHVDTGHNFTEVLEYRDATVAALGLRLEVAKVEDYLADGRLRERSDGTRNQLQTIPLLDAINGHRFDAVFGGGRRDEERARAKERIYSLRDEFGQWDPRNQRPELWSLYNGKHKPGEHVRVFPLSNWTELDIWNYIEREEIPLPSIYYAHERDVFERDGMLLAVGPYSQPRADEDVTPRVVRYRTVGDMSCTGAVASTAVSAAEVVIEVAASEITERGATRADDRASEAAMEDRKREGYF; encoded by the coding sequence ATGCGGGCTGCACACGTGACCGCGGTGATCAGCGCGCCAGTGGCGACCGAGCTGGACGCGCTCGAGAGCGAGTCGATCTTCATCTTCCGTGAGGTGGCGGCGGAGTTCGAGCGGCCGGTGATCCTGTTCTCCGGTGGCAAGGACTCGATCGTGATGCTGCACCTGGCGCGCAAGGCGTTCGCGCCGGCGCCGGTGCCGTTCACGTTGCTGCACGTCGATACCGGGCACAACTTCACCGAGGTACTGGAGTATCGCGACGCGACCGTCGCGGCACTCGGGCTGCGGCTCGAGGTCGCCAAGGTCGAGGACTACCTGGCCGACGGCCGGCTCAGAGAGCGCTCTGACGGCACCCGCAACCAGCTGCAGACCATTCCGTTGCTGGATGCAATCAACGGGCACCGGTTCGACGCGGTCTTCGGTGGCGGACGCCGTGACGAGGAACGCGCTCGGGCCAAGGAGCGGATCTACAGCCTTCGGGACGAGTTCGGCCAGTGGGACCCGCGCAACCAGCGGCCCGAGTTGTGGTCGCTCTACAACGGCAAGCACAAGCCGGGCGAGCACGTCCGGGTGTTCCCGCTGTCGAACTGGACCGAGCTGGACATCTGGAACTACATCGAGCGCGAAGAGATCCCGCTGCCGAGCATCTACTACGCGCACGAGCGGGACGTGTTCGAGCGCGACGGCATGTTGCTTGCCGTCGGCCCCTACTCGCAGCCCCGCGCCGATGAGGACGTCACCCCCAGGGTGGTCCGCTATCGGACCGTCGGCGACATGTCCTGCACCGGGGCGGTCGCGAGCACCGCGGTCTCAGCGGCCGAGGTTGTCATCGAGGTCGCCGCGAGCGAGATCACCGAGCGCGGCGCCACCCGCGCCGACGACCGGGCCAGCGAGGCCGCCATGGAAGACCGCAAACGAGAGGGGTACTTCTGA
- a CDS encoding sulfate adenylyltransferase subunit 1 — MSALIQRQLLRLATAGSVDDGKSTLVGRLLHDCKAILADQIAHVQHVSSSRGSGDFDFALLTDGLRAEREQGITIDVAYRYFATDKRSFILADCPGHVQYTRNTVTGASTADVVIILVDARHGVLEQTRRHLAVAGLLRVPHVVLAVNKIDLVGYDEAVFKGIAKDVSQLADQLDIGDVQAIPVSALVGDNVVERSPATTWYDGPTLLEYLENATGRDDISAQPLRFPVQYVIRPQTDDQYRDYRGYTGTVASGTVSVGDQVIVLPAGRRTSVSGIDHAVISATSTAVAERPSAVAGEAITVRLADDLDVARGSVIVSADSSPGTRRELAATLCWLSDRPLTVGARLLIKHTTTTAQAIVTKINGALDVSGTGTLSVLPATGLELNDIGKVQLKIAAPLAADPYSSNNITGSFLLIDAHDGWTLAAGMIDDEEGELL, encoded by the coding sequence ATGAGCGCCCTGATCCAGCGGCAGCTGCTGCGGCTCGCCACGGCGGGCTCGGTCGACGACGGCAAGTCCACGCTGGTCGGACGGCTGCTGCACGACTGCAAGGCCATCCTCGCCGACCAGATCGCGCACGTTCAGCACGTCTCGTCCAGTCGCGGCTCGGGTGACTTCGACTTCGCTCTGCTCACCGACGGTCTGCGGGCCGAACGCGAACAGGGCATCACGATCGACGTCGCCTACCGGTACTTCGCGACCGACAAGCGCTCCTTCATCCTGGCCGACTGCCCCGGGCACGTGCAGTACACCCGGAACACGGTCACCGGAGCGTCGACGGCGGATGTCGTGATCATCCTGGTCGATGCGCGGCACGGCGTACTGGAGCAGACCCGGCGGCACCTCGCCGTGGCCGGCCTGCTCCGGGTCCCGCACGTGGTGCTGGCGGTCAACAAGATCGACCTGGTCGGGTACGACGAGGCCGTGTTCAAGGGCATCGCCAAAGATGTCTCGCAACTGGCCGACCAGCTCGACATCGGCGACGTGCAGGCGATCCCGGTCTCCGCGCTCGTCGGCGACAATGTCGTGGAGCGCTCTCCGGCCACTACCTGGTACGACGGGCCGACGCTGCTCGAGTACCTGGAGAACGCGACCGGCCGCGACGACATCTCGGCCCAGCCGCTGCGCTTCCCGGTGCAGTACGTGATCCGGCCGCAGACCGACGACCAGTACCGCGACTATCGCGGGTACACCGGAACCGTTGCCTCAGGCACCGTGTCGGTCGGCGACCAGGTGATCGTGCTTCCCGCAGGGCGGCGTACGTCGGTCTCCGGGATCGACCACGCCGTCATCAGCGCCACCAGTACCGCCGTCGCCGAGCGGCCGTCCGCGGTCGCCGGTGAGGCCATCACTGTCCGGCTCGCAGACGACCTCGACGTCGCCCGTGGATCGGTCATCGTTTCCGCCGACTCCTCCCCCGGCACCCGCCGGGAACTGGCGGCCACCCTGTGCTGGCTGTCGGACCGTCCGCTGACCGTGGGCGCCCGGCTGCTGATCAAGCACACCACCACTACTGCCCAGGCGATCGTCACCAAGATCAACGGTGCGCTCGATGTAAGTGGCACAGGCACGCTCTCCGTTTTGCCGGCCACCGGGCTCGAACTCAACGACATCGGCAAGGTGCAGCTCAAAATCGCCGCACCACTCGCCGCTGACCCGTACTCCAGCAACAACATCACCGGATCGTTCCTGCTGATCGACGCCCACGACGGGTGGACGCTGGCGGCCGGAATGATCGACGACGAAGAAGGGGAACTGCTGTGA
- a CDS encoding sirohydrochlorin chelatase: protein MTAPALVVLAHGSRDPRSAATVHSLVACLREMRDDLRIEASFLDHCPPTPYQVIGKLAAEGVEEVVVLPLLLSTAFHARTDIPAVIDESRSRFPDLRIIASDVLGYDDTLLDVLDRRMRAELKDGRVRELDALVLACAGSSDAQANAAVTRLARLWGQRHKLPVTAAFTTAATPSPAEAVLQWRLEGRRHVAVGSFFLAPGVLPDRAEEMSRKAGAVAVSRPLGVSAEVARLVLLRYGVAGLDLLTLAPAPRPVLMRPELVRTA, encoded by the coding sequence GTGACCGCACCAGCGCTCGTAGTCCTCGCCCACGGCAGCCGCGATCCGCGATCGGCCGCCACCGTCCACTCGCTGGTCGCGTGCCTGCGCGAGATGCGGGACGACCTGCGGATCGAAGCCTCCTTCCTCGACCACTGCCCGCCGACGCCGTACCAGGTGATCGGGAAACTCGCCGCCGAGGGCGTCGAGGAGGTGGTGGTGCTGCCGTTGCTGCTGTCCACCGCCTTCCATGCGCGGACCGACATCCCGGCCGTCATCGACGAGTCGCGCAGCCGGTTCCCGGACCTGCGGATCATCGCCTCCGACGTGCTCGGGTACGACGACACGCTGCTCGACGTCCTCGACCGCCGGATGCGCGCCGAGCTCAAGGACGGCCGGGTGCGTGAACTCGACGCGCTCGTACTGGCGTGCGCCGGCTCGAGCGACGCCCAGGCCAACGCAGCCGTCACCCGGCTCGCCAGGCTCTGGGGTCAGCGCCACAAGCTCCCGGTGACCGCAGCCTTCACCACAGCCGCCACCCCGAGCCCGGCTGAAGCCGTCCTCCAGTGGCGCCTCGAAGGCCGTCGTCACGTAGCCGTCGGCTCCTTCTTCCTAGCTCCCGGGGTCCTCCCCGACCGAGCCGAAGAAATGTCCCGCAAGGCCGGCGCTGTAGCTGTCTCCCGCCCGCTAGGAGTAAGCGCCGAAGTAGCCCGCCTAGTCCTCCTCCGCTACGGCGTAGCCGGCCTAGACCTCCTCACGCTGGCACCGGCGCCTCGCCCGGTGCTCATGCGCCCGGAGCTGGTTCGGACCGCCTGA